One Myxococcaceae bacterium JPH2 DNA window includes the following coding sequences:
- a CDS encoding M48 family metalloprotease: protein MSGSAFTPEEVERCWREALALWDMHVQLSPPAPHLPFLPAERGLSEPLAYIDLVKRQVFVNFELLATMGARDSLTAVLAHEIGHHVRFPHTLGWDAELRVVEQRLMPGLKQSLTNLYFDLQVNEYVGRTHAPALCAVYQGFLRRPGSAPPSPLFCFYLALYEELWGLPPGHLVPREQLEPMEAAYPGTRAEARVFAQTFYSLADPREQFLYFCATFIRYLDSLDDEDPTLPLGGDIPLPDEADLDAAVQSGGRWDDALAEAKARGWLTESHDTRDADPLTTISRATNHLPGKGQAEVRRALVGRYYRRLVDAHVLRLPSAPTNPEPSLRTTPTEWEYGDDPSTIDWTLTVLSRGPLAAVSPLRRELEVDVPPASEPGIPAVELYLDTSGSMPNPQTQLNAMTLAAQVLSASALRKQGRVRAVVYSDGPPLESGWMYSEDTAREFLLQFIGGGTRFPIERLTESAQQTPDVLRVLISDSDFLSNMSDPAALKRLVEATRRSRLLVAFLALPDEHAARKLLAPALADRRFRLVTVAWMSDFGPMAAALSRALLET, encoded by the coding sequence ATGAGCGGGAGCGCCTTCACACCCGAGGAGGTGGAGCGCTGCTGGCGCGAGGCGCTGGCGCTCTGGGACATGCACGTCCAGCTCAGTCCTCCCGCGCCTCACCTGCCCTTCCTCCCCGCGGAGCGAGGCCTGAGCGAGCCGCTCGCGTACATCGACCTGGTGAAGCGTCAGGTGTTCGTGAACTTCGAGCTGCTCGCCACGATGGGCGCGCGAGACAGCTTGACGGCAGTGCTGGCGCACGAGATTGGCCACCACGTGCGCTTCCCTCACACGCTGGGCTGGGACGCGGAGCTGCGCGTGGTGGAGCAGCGCTTGATGCCCGGCCTGAAGCAATCGCTCACCAACCTCTACTTCGACCTCCAGGTGAACGAGTACGTGGGGCGCACGCACGCCCCCGCGCTCTGCGCCGTGTACCAGGGCTTCCTGCGCCGCCCCGGCTCCGCCCCGCCGTCCCCGCTGTTCTGCTTCTACCTCGCCCTCTACGAGGAGCTGTGGGGCCTGCCGCCGGGACACCTGGTGCCTCGCGAGCAATTGGAGCCGATGGAGGCGGCCTATCCCGGCACGCGCGCGGAGGCCCGCGTGTTCGCGCAGACGTTCTATTCGCTGGCGGATCCACGCGAGCAATTCCTCTACTTCTGCGCCACCTTCATCCGCTACCTCGACTCGCTGGATGACGAGGACCCCACGCTTCCGCTGGGCGGGGACATCCCCTTGCCGGACGAGGCGGACCTGGACGCGGCGGTGCAGTCGGGCGGCAGATGGGATGACGCACTGGCCGAGGCCAAGGCGCGAGGCTGGCTGACCGAGTCACACGACACGCGTGACGCGGATCCACTCACCACCATCTCCCGCGCCACGAACCACCTGCCCGGCAAGGGACAAGCAGAGGTGCGCCGCGCGCTGGTCGGTCGTTACTACCGCCGCCTCGTGGACGCGCACGTGCTGCGGCTGCCCAGCGCCCCGACGAATCCCGAGCCGAGCCTGCGCACCACGCCCACCGAATGGGAATACGGCGACGACCCGAGCACCATCGATTGGACGCTGACGGTGCTCTCGCGGGGGCCGCTCGCGGCGGTCTCGCCATTGCGCCGCGAGCTGGAGGTGGACGTGCCGCCCGCCTCGGAGCCCGGCATCCCGGCCGTGGAGCTGTACCTGGACACCAGCGGCTCCATGCCCAATCCCCAGACGCAGCTCAACGCGATGACGCTGGCGGCGCAGGTGCTGTCCGCCTCCGCGCTGCGCAAGCAGGGCCGGGTTCGGGCCGTGGTGTATTCGGACGGACCGCCCCTGGAGTCCGGCTGGATGTACAGCGAGGACACCGCCCGCGAGTTCCTCTTGCAGTTCATCGGTGGGGGCACGCGCTTCCCCATCGAGCGCCTCACGGAGTCCGCGCAACAGACGCCCGATGTGCTGCGCGTGCTCATCTCGGACAGCGACTTCCTGTCGAACATGTCGGACCCCGCCGCGCTGAAGCGGCTCGTGGAGGCGACGCGACGCTCGCGGCTGCTCGTCGCCTTCCTCGCCCTGCCGGACGAGCACGCCGCGCGCAAGCTGTTGGCCCCAGCGCTGGCGGACCGGCGCTTCCGCCTGGTGACGGTGGCGTGGATGTCCGACTTCGGACCCATGGCCGCGGCGCTCTCTCGGGCGCTGTTGGAGACCTGA
- a CDS encoding coenzyme synthetase produces the protein MSTHSVLAPNLGVAPRARIRRDTATQRPHIPWAEAVAQELSALASLSDEAQARARVEARLDGLRRALHDSPFHARRLRDLGLHPGDLRGLDDLKHFPVLERATLAEHWDAIPTLPTESSECVVVRSSGTTGDPVNVVRDRRDCLLMWAVLRFLLARAGARLSPRPRVVLLDALPGGLEYSVRLPILENGALHRVSVLRADAAERLRRVRPSVVFSDPEGLRWWIAQPALPRPALMLTSAQHLPAALRDTLTRDLGVPVLNYYATTETGPLAWECLHTPGHFHVFAPDVWLEPDSDDVVVTRLRPSVLPLLRYRPGDRGTARRDACACGFHGWTLTGFGGRGACRFLAPTGRSVDAWAVAWVFKHHALRAFRLTQEDSEGFLLELAGASAQEARALTERLVAALRNLGWTSPRVAVHAVDAAAWSTPAKPQPFRCLVPAQGH, from the coding sequence GTGTCCACGCACTCCGTCCTCGCGCCGAACCTGGGCGTCGCGCCTCGGGCGAGGATCCGCCGCGACACCGCGACGCAGCGCCCGCACATCCCCTGGGCCGAGGCCGTCGCCCAGGAACTGTCCGCGCTCGCCTCGCTCTCGGATGAGGCCCAGGCCCGCGCGCGCGTGGAGGCTCGACTCGACGGACTGCGACGCGCCCTGCACGACTCGCCCTTTCATGCGCGGCGGCTGCGCGACTTGGGGCTGCATCCCGGCGACCTGCGCGGACTGGACGACCTGAAGCACTTCCCCGTCCTGGAGCGCGCGACGCTCGCGGAGCACTGGGACGCCATTCCAACCTTGCCCACCGAGTCCTCGGAGTGCGTGGTGGTGCGCAGCTCCGGCACCACGGGCGACCCGGTGAACGTCGTGCGCGACCGACGCGACTGCCTGCTCATGTGGGCCGTGCTGCGCTTTCTGCTCGCGCGCGCGGGTGCCCGGCTGTCACCGCGCCCCCGCGTGGTGCTGCTGGACGCGCTGCCCGGTGGGCTGGAGTACTCGGTGCGACTGCCCATCCTGGAGAACGGAGCCTTGCACCGCGTCTCCGTGCTGCGCGCCGACGCGGCCGAGCGCCTGCGCCGCGTGCGTCCCTCCGTGGTGTTCTCCGACCCCGAGGGACTGCGCTGGTGGATTGCCCAGCCAGCGCTGCCTCGGCCCGCGCTCATGCTGACGTCCGCGCAGCATCTGCCCGCCGCGCTGCGGGACACCCTCACGCGCGACCTCGGCGTGCCCGTGCTCAACTACTACGCCACCACTGAGACCGGGCCGCTCGCGTGGGAGTGTCTGCACACGCCTGGGCACTTCCATGTCTTCGCGCCCGATGTCTGGTTGGAGCCGGACTCGGACGACGTGGTGGTGACGCGCCTGCGGCCCAGCGTGTTGCCGCTGTTGCGCTATCGGCCGGGAGACCGCGGCACGGCGCGACGGGATGCGTGCGCGTGCGGCTTCCACGGCTGGACGCTGACGGGCTTCGGCGGACGGGGCGCGTGCCGCTTCCTCGCGCCCACGGGCCGCTCGGTGGATGCGTGGGCCGTGGCCTGGGTGTTCAAGCACCACGCGCTGCGGGCGTTCCGCCTCACGCAGGAAGACTCCGAGGGATTCCTGTTGGAGCTGGCCGGGGCCTCGGCGCAAGAGGCCCGCGCTTTGACGGAGCGACTCGTCGCGGCGCTGCGGAACCTGGGCTGGACCTCACCGCGCGTGGCCGTGCACGCCGTGGACGCTGCGGCGTGGAGCACGCCCGCCAAGCCGCAGCCGTTCCGGTGCCTCGTGCCCGCTCAGGGGCACTGA
- a CDS encoding aldo/keto reductase, translating into METRRLGAQGPVVSKLGLGCMGMSDFYAGRDDAESEATLRRALERGITFFDTADVYGSGRNEELVGRVLRAHRAHVVLATKFGLVLDPNNPRTRGVNGRPEYVRQCCDASLQRLGTDVIDLYYLHRVDPRTPIEDTVGAMADLVKQGKVRHLGLSEVSSDTLRRACAVHPIAALQTEYSLWSREPEDGVLQTCRELGVGFVPYSPLGRGFLTGQFKRVEDFAPDDYRRTSPRFQGENFQRNLALVEHLEHLARQRRCTPAQLALAWVLARGEDLVPIPGTKRRAFLEDNLAALEVRLTRQDLDDLESIAPPGVASGERYPEALLGLVQPQGPGQSRTR; encoded by the coding sequence ATGGAGACTCGCCGGCTGGGGGCCCAGGGGCCCGTCGTCTCGAAGTTGGGATTGGGTTGCATGGGGATGTCCGACTTCTACGCGGGCCGCGACGACGCGGAGTCCGAGGCCACGCTGCGGCGCGCGCTGGAGCGGGGCATCACCTTCTTCGACACCGCGGACGTCTACGGCTCGGGTCGCAACGAGGAGCTGGTGGGCCGCGTGCTGCGCGCACACCGCGCCCACGTCGTCCTGGCCACCAAGTTCGGCCTCGTGCTCGACCCGAACAACCCGCGCACGCGCGGCGTCAACGGCCGGCCCGAGTACGTGCGCCAGTGCTGCGACGCCAGCCTCCAGCGCCTCGGCACCGACGTCATCGACCTCTACTACCTGCACCGCGTGGATCCGCGCACGCCCATCGAGGACACCGTGGGCGCCATGGCGGACCTCGTGAAGCAGGGCAAGGTGCGCCACCTGGGATTGTCGGAGGTGAGCTCGGACACGCTGCGGCGCGCGTGCGCCGTGCATCCCATCGCCGCGCTCCAGACCGAGTACTCGCTGTGGAGCCGCGAGCCCGAGGACGGCGTGCTCCAGACCTGCCGCGAGCTGGGCGTGGGCTTCGTGCCGTACAGCCCGCTCGGCCGCGGCTTCCTCACCGGCCAGTTCAAGCGCGTCGAAGACTTCGCGCCGGATGACTACCGCCGCACCTCGCCTCGCTTCCAGGGCGAGAACTTCCAGCGCAACCTGGCGCTGGTGGAGCACCTGGAGCACCTGGCGCGACAGCGGCGCTGCACGCCCGCGCAGCTCGCACTCGCCTGGGTCCTGGCTCGGGGTGAGGACCTGGTGCCCATCCCCGGCACCAAGCGCCGCGCGTTCCTGGAGGACAACCTGGCCGCGCTGGAGGTGCGGCTGACCCGACAGGACTTGGATGACCTCGAGTCCATCGCACCGCCGGGTGTGGCCTCGGGCGAGCGTTACCCGGAGGCGTTGCTGGGGCTGGTGCAGCCCCAGGGGCCAGGCCAATCGCGCACGCGCTGA